The proteins below come from a single Verrucomicrobiia bacterium genomic window:
- a CDS encoding acyl-CoA thioesterase, whose amino-acid sequence MPSEFVHRRRVEFAETDMAGIMHFSHFFRFMESAEHAFFRSLGFSVARPGGDDRLGLPRVHARCDFLAPLRFEDEVEIRLRVAKKTRRSLTYQFTLRRVQPAPEVDAARGEITVVCVEHRADGTLKAVPLPEVIARAIEAAPPEESPGRAGAAGAKPRR is encoded by the coding sequence ATGCCCTCAGAATTCGTTCATCGCCGCCGCGTGGAATTTGCCGAGACCGACATGGCCGGCATCATGCACTTCAGCCATTTTTTCCGCTTCATGGAAAGCGCCGAGCATGCGTTTTTCCGCTCGCTGGGCTTTTCTGTGGCGCGGCCGGGCGGGGATGACCGCCTGGGGCTGCCGCGGGTCCATGCGCGGTGTGATTTCCTGGCCCCGCTGCGGTTTGAGGATGAAGTGGAGATCCGCCTGCGGGTGGCCAAAAAAACCCGCCGCAGCCTGACCTACCAATTTACCCTGCGCCGCGTGCAGCCGGCGCCCGAAGTGGACGCGGCGCGGGGGGAAATCACGGTGGTTTGCGTGGAACATCGCGCGGACGGCACCCTTAAAGCGGTGCCGCTGCCCGAGGTGATTGCGCGGGCCATCGAAGCTGCGCCGCCGGAGGAAAGCCCCGGGCGTGCCGGGGCGGCCGGCGCCAAACCACGTCGTTAA
- a CDS encoding DUF1080 domain-containing protein, protein MKTLCTLILGLALAGQVWAADAEEGFVPLFNGKDLTGWKLRNPNAKSYWTVEDSILKNTIKQGDHGVDLLTEKKFWNFTVRFEYLVPDGSNSGFYLRGRHEIQILGDYKSGKPAPGGNGALYAFKAPDVFASKPGNEWQTCEATIIGNKITVILNGKKIHDNVVCDRPTGGEIDNKVKEPGPILLQGDHGTVWFRNLRIKELPAE, encoded by the coding sequence ATGAAAACCTTGTGCACTTTGATCCTGGGGCTGGCTCTGGCCGGCCAGGTTTGGGCCGCCGACGCCGAGGAAGGTTTTGTGCCGCTCTTCAATGGCAAAGACCTCACCGGCTGGAAGCTCCGCAATCCCAACGCCAAGAGTTATTGGACCGTGGAGGACAGCATCCTCAAAAACACCATCAAACAGGGCGATCACGGCGTGGATTTGCTCACGGAAAAGAAGTTCTGGAACTTCACCGTGCGCTTCGAGTACCTGGTGCCCGATGGCTCCAACAGCGGCTTCTACCTCCGGGGACGGCACGAAATCCAAATCCTCGGCGATTACAAAAGCGGCAAGCCCGCCCCCGGCGGCAATGGCGCGCTCTACGCCTTCAAAGCGCCGGATGTCTTTGCCAGCAAACCCGGCAACGAATGGCAGACCTGTGAGGCCACCATCATCGGCAACAAAATCACGGTGATCCTCAACGGCAAGAAAATCCATGACAACGTGGTGTGCGATCGCCCGACGGGCGGCGAAATTGACAACAAGGTCAAGGAACCCGGCCCCATCCTCCTGCAGGGGGATCATGGCACCGTCTGGTTCCGC
- a CDS encoding AMP-binding protein: protein MSAWPAMALPAEEPLPEYLTRPELQRLQCEKLRALLQLARAQNPFYRRKWEGLDMPEAGEDARALLQLLPFTTKAELLADQQAAPPYGTNLTFPPEHYFRCHQTSGSTGATLRWPDTRESWLAMLDAWAQIFRAAQVTPRDRLFFAFSFGPFIGFWSAFEAAERLGCFCFPGGAMNSEARLRALLDNHCTVLLCTPTYALHLGQEARAAGLDLAASRIRLIITAGEPGGSVPAVRARLSSLWNGARVFDHHGMTETGPVTYECPARPGVLHVMENLFVAEVVDPATGQPGVTEGELVLTTLNRVGSPAIRYRTGDRVRVAPEGVCACGRHLLALEGGIIGRADDMVIVRGVNVYPAAVDNLIRGFKDVAEYRVHLVQSGALPELLVEIEPAPGVLYPETLAQRLRCAFHTALGLRVPVRLAAPGTLPRFEMKSRRWVKTLGEPLTSGESPDKFPVFPV from the coding sequence ATGAGTGCCTGGCCGGCCATGGCCCTGCCCGCCGAAGAGCCGCTCCCGGAATACCTGACGCGGCCGGAGCTGCAACGCCTCCAGTGCGAGAAGCTGCGGGCCTTGCTCCAGTTGGCGCGCGCGCAAAATCCTTTTTACCGGCGCAAGTGGGAGGGGTTGGACATGCCCGAAGCCGGGGAGGATGCGCGGGCGTTGTTGCAACTGCTGCCTTTCACCACCAAGGCCGAGTTGCTGGCTGATCAGCAGGCCGCCCCGCCCTACGGCACCAACCTCACTTTTCCCCCCGAGCACTACTTCCGCTGCCATCAGACCAGCGGCAGCACCGGCGCCACGCTGCGCTGGCCCGACACCCGCGAAAGCTGGCTGGCCATGCTGGACGCGTGGGCGCAGATTTTCCGCGCGGCGCAGGTCACGCCGCGCGACCGCCTCTTCTTTGCGTTTTCCTTTGGGCCCTTCATCGGTTTTTGGAGCGCGTTTGAGGCGGCCGAGCGCCTGGGTTGTTTCTGTTTCCCCGGCGGCGCGATGAACAGCGAAGCCCGCCTGCGGGCGTTATTGGACAACCATTGCACGGTGCTGCTCTGCACCCCCACCTATGCCCTGCACCTGGGGCAGGAGGCGCGCGCGGCGGGTCTGGACCTTGCCGCCAGCCGCATCCGGCTCATCATCACGGCGGGGGAGCCCGGCGGCAGCGTGCCGGCGGTGCGGGCACGTTTGAGCAGTTTGTGGAACGGGGCGCGTGTCTTTGATCATCATGGCATGACTGAAACGGGGCCGGTGACGTATGAATGTCCCGCCCGCCCCGGGGTGTTGCACGTGATGGAAAACCTGTTTGTGGCGGAGGTGGTGGATCCAGCCACCGGCCAGCCCGGCGTGACCGAGGGCGAGCTGGTGTTGACCACCCTGAACCGGGTGGGCTCTCCGGCGATCCGCTACCGCACCGGGGATCGCGTGCGCGTGGCGCCCGAGGGCGTGTGCGCCTGCGGCCGCCATCTGCTGGCGCTGGAAGGCGGCATCATCGGGCGGGCCGATGACATGGTCATTGTGCGCGGGGTCAACGTTTATCCGGCCGCGGTGGACAACTTGATCCGGGGCTTCAAGGACGTGGCCGAGTATCGGGTGCATTTGGTGCAGTCCGGCGCCCTGCCGGAGCTGCTGGTGGAGATTGAACCGGCGCCCGGAGTTTTGTATCCCGAAACCCTGGCCCAACGCCTGCGTTGCGCTTTTCACACGGCGCTGGGCTTGCGCGTGCCGGTGCGGCTGGCGGCTCCGGGCACGCTGCCGCGCTTCGAGATGAAAAGCCGGCGGTGGGTCAAAACCCTGGGGGAGCCGTTGACCTCGGGCGAATCCCCGGACAAATTTCCCGTCTTTCCCGTTTAA
- a CDS encoding coproporphyrinogen III oxidase family protein, protein MNTTIAAPARPAAPPLEKATTAGNYFVSNYPPFSCWKPERVAEALAAIGRPPQPGTPLGLYVHIPFCRKRCHFCYFKVYTDKDSAEIRHYLDAVGRELELYARQPFVGGRKPLFVYFGGGTPSYLSVEQLRHLVGHLQRLLPWDEVQEVTFECEPGTLTDHKLAAIRELGVTRLSLGIENFDDHILEINGRAHRSREIERAYRYARQIGFPQINIDLIAGMVEETEENWRQCVRRTLELAPDSVTIYQMEIPYNTTIYQRMKAEGKLVAPVADWETKRAWVKYAFAELEAAGYTVASAYTAVREPARTRFIYRDALWQGADMLALGVASFSHIGGTHFQNLHDFEPYLARLDAGELPIYRALTPTSQERLIRELVLQFKLGRVRRSYFQQKYGVDIAAAFVEALQRLEGWGFLERAPDGDELRFNRDGLLQVDRLIHEFFLPEHRQVRYA, encoded by the coding sequence ATGAATACGACGATTGCCGCCCCCGCGCGCCCGGCTGCGCCGCCGTTGGAAAAGGCGACGACGGCCGGCAACTATTTTGTTTCGAATTATCCACCCTTCTCGTGCTGGAAGCCGGAGCGGGTGGCCGAGGCGCTGGCGGCCATTGGCCGTCCCCCGCAGCCCGGCACGCCGCTGGGGTTGTATGTGCACATCCCGTTTTGCCGCAAGCGGTGCCACTTCTGTTATTTCAAGGTGTACACAGACAAGGATTCTGCCGAAATCCGGCACTATCTGGACGCGGTGGGGCGGGAGCTGGAGCTGTACGCCCGCCAGCCTTTCGTTGGCGGCCGCAAACCGTTGTTTGTTTATTTCGGCGGCGGCACCCCTTCCTACCTGTCGGTGGAGCAGTTGCGGCATCTGGTGGGCCATTTGCAGCGGCTGCTGCCGTGGGACGAAGTGCAGGAGGTGACCTTCGAATGTGAGCCGGGGACGCTGACGGATCACAAGCTGGCAGCCATCCGTGAGCTGGGCGTCACGCGGCTGAGCCTGGGCATTGAGAATTTCGATGATCACATTTTGGAGATCAACGGCCGGGCGCATCGGTCCCGGGAAATTGAACGCGCCTACCGGTACGCGCGGCAGATCGGTTTTCCGCAGATCAACATTGATCTGATTGCCGGCATGGTGGAGGAGACGGAGGAAAACTGGCGGCAGTGCGTGCGGCGCACCCTCGAGCTGGCGCCCGACAGTGTGACCATCTATCAGATGGAAATACCCTACAACACCACCATTTACCAGCGCATGAAGGCCGAGGGCAAACTGGTGGCGCCGGTGGCTGATTGGGAAACCAAACGGGCGTGGGTCAAGTACGCTTTTGCCGAGCTGGAGGCCGCGGGGTACACCGTGGCCAGCGCGTACACGGCCGTCCGCGAGCCCGCGCGCACGCGCTTCATTTACCGCGATGCCCTCTGGCAGGGGGCGGACATGCTGGCGCTGGGGGTGGCCTCCTTCTCGCACATTGGCGGGACCCATTTTCAAAACCTGCACGATTTCGAGCCGTATCTGGCCCGGCTGGACGCCGGCGAGCTGCCCATCTACCGGGCCTTGACGCCTACGTCGCAGGAACGGCTCATTCGCGAGCTGGTGTTGCAATTTAAGCTGGGACGGGTGCGCCGCAGTTATTTTCAGCAGAAGTACGGGGTGGACATTGCGGCGGCCTTCGTGGAAGCCTTGCAACGCCTGGAGGGATGGGGGTTCCTGGAGCGGGCGCCGGACGGCGATGAACTGCGTTTCAACCGCGACGGCCTGTTGCAGGTGGACCGCCTGATTCACGAGTTTTTCCTGCCGGAGCACCGGCAGGTGCGTTATGCCTGA
- a CDS encoding menaquinone biosynthesis protein — protein MSGDAPIPRLRLAPRETLEELIHREERIHRAEQLQREAGLENSLAPFRVGTVPYLNGVPLTRGLEEQVIYATPAKLAEMLRREELDAALVSVTEVLLTGRYDVLDGIAIASLGEVLSVLLAHRVPLEEVREVHCDPASLTSVNLLKVLLAERGLRPAFVPLADYAAAAHKEAVLLIGDAALEFLLGPHEHQIWDLGAAWMELTGKPFVYAVWALRRGVENERLRRLLREARAFGMETLDYIITSRTEFNYNFRKDYLTWHLHYHLGSDEKAGLARFGELLEKHGLGPVYAPVYVY, from the coding sequence ATGAGCGGCGATGCTCCCATTCCCCGGCTGCGCCTGGCGCCGCGTGAGACGCTGGAAGAGTTGATTCACCGCGAGGAGCGCATTCACCGCGCCGAGCAGCTTCAACGGGAGGCCGGACTGGAAAACTCCCTGGCCCCTTTTCGCGTGGGCACGGTGCCCTATCTCAACGGCGTGCCGTTGACGCGGGGGCTGGAGGAGCAGGTGATTTACGCCACGCCCGCCAAACTGGCGGAAATGCTGCGGCGCGAGGAGCTGGACGCGGCTTTGGTCAGCGTCACCGAAGTGCTGTTGACCGGGCGTTATGATGTGCTGGACGGGATTGCGATTGCCTCGCTGGGCGAGGTGTTGAGTGTGCTGCTGGCGCATCGGGTGCCCCTGGAGGAGGTGCGGGAGGTGCATTGCGATCCGGCCTCGCTGACCAGCGTCAACCTGCTCAAGGTGCTGCTGGCGGAGCGGGGATTGCGGCCCGCCTTTGTGCCGTTGGCGGACTATGCGGCCGCCGCCCATAAGGAGGCGGTATTGCTGATTGGCGATGCCGCGCTGGAGTTTTTGCTGGGGCCGCATGAGCATCAAATCTGGGATTTGGGCGCCGCATGGATGGAGCTGACGGGCAAGCCGTTTGTGTACGCCGTCTGGGCGCTGCGGCGGGGGGTGGAAAATGAGCGCCTGCGCCGCCTCCTGCGCGAAGCCAGGGCGTTCGGCATGGAAACGCTGGATTACATCATCACCAGCCGCACCGAGTTCAATTACAACTTCCGCAAGGATTACCTGACCTGGCATCTGCACTATCACCTGGGCAGCGACGAAAAGGCCGGCCTGGCGCGGTTTGGCGAGCTGCTGGAAAAGCACGGCCTGGGGCCGGTGTACGCGCCGGTGTACGTGTATTGA
- the yidD gene encoding membrane protein insertion efficiency factor YidD produces MNLAQAIVCGGIRLYRAVMSPLLHALLGPACGCRFTPTCSEYALRAVEQHGAARGGWLALRRVCRCHPWGGAGLDPVPPVGRPAASGKA; encoded by the coding sequence GTGAACCTGGCCCAGGCCATCGTGTGCGGGGGCATCCGGCTGTATCGCGCCGTGATGTCGCCCCTGCTGCATGCGTTGTTGGGGCCGGCCTGTGGCTGCCGTTTTACGCCCACCTGCTCCGAATATGCCCTGCGGGCGGTGGAGCAGCATGGGGCGGCCCGCGGCGGCTGGCTGGCGTTGCGGCGCGTGTGCCGGTGTCATCCATGGGGCGGGGCGGGGCTGGATCCGGTGCCGCCTGTCGGCCGGCCGGCCGCGAGTGGGAAAGCTTAA
- a CDS encoding gfo/Idh/MocA family oxidoreductase, with product MKTPSSNPPRKRGVSRREFLNTTTTAAAVSALAGVALPHVHAAEDSTIQMALIGCGGRGSGAAADALRSTTGPTKLVAMADLFEDRLTSAHRNLSQAFGERADVPPDHRFVGFDAYRHAIDSLRPGSVVLQCTHAAFRAQHLEYAIQKGMHVFMEKTFAADPVGIRRILKAGEAAAAKNLKIACGLMCRHSSARQALIEKIRRGDLGEIHLIRAYRMDSGYLMGPYNGKENELLWQIRRPYQFFWASSGIFIELMIHQVDECCWIKDAWPISAHGVGGRAPGVADASQNLHSYGIEYTFADGARAFVTGRYLPKCHSDFSTYLHGTKAAAQFSGDIHAPTVRVYKDQRITGDNVAWRPDKETKSPYQAEWDVLLTAIREDRPHNEVQRAAYSNLAAIMGRAAVHMGRIITWEEALNSTFSFYPDVDKLTADSPAPVRANAQGYYPVPVPGQWSEI from the coding sequence ATGAAAACTCCGTCCTCCAACCCTCCCCGGAAACGCGGCGTAAGCCGGCGTGAATTTCTGAATACCACCACCACGGCGGCGGCGGTGTCCGCGCTGGCCGGCGTGGCGCTGCCCCATGTGCATGCGGCGGAGGACAGCACCATCCAGATGGCCCTCATCGGCTGCGGAGGGCGGGGGAGCGGCGCGGCGGCCGATGCCCTGCGCTCGACAACGGGGCCGACCAAACTGGTGGCGATGGCCGATTTGTTTGAAGACCGGCTCACCAGCGCCCACCGCAACTTGAGCCAGGCCTTTGGCGAGCGGGCGGATGTCCCGCCGGATCACCGGTTTGTGGGTTTCGACGCCTACCGCCATGCCATTGACAGCCTGCGTCCCGGCAGTGTGGTGCTGCAATGCACCCATGCGGCGTTTCGGGCGCAACATCTGGAATATGCCATCCAGAAGGGCATGCATGTGTTCATGGAGAAAACGTTTGCCGCCGATCCCGTGGGCATCCGGCGCATCCTCAAGGCGGGCGAAGCGGCCGCGGCCAAAAACTTGAAAATTGCCTGCGGCCTCATGTGCCGCCATTCCTCCGCCCGCCAGGCGCTCATCGAGAAAATCCGGCGGGGCGACCTGGGGGAGATTCATCTCATCCGGGCCTATCGCATGGACAGCGGCTACCTCATGGGACCGTACAACGGCAAGGAAAACGAGCTGCTGTGGCAAATTCGCCGGCCGTACCAGTTTTTTTGGGCGTCGTCCGGCATTTTCATCGAGCTGATGATTCATCAGGTGGATGAATGTTGCTGGATCAAGGACGCCTGGCCCATCAGTGCCCATGGCGTGGGAGGGCGCGCCCCCGGGGTGGCCGACGCCAGCCAGAACCTGCACTCCTACGGCATTGAATACACTTTTGCCGATGGCGCCCGGGCCTTTGTCACCGGCCGTTATCTGCCCAAATGCCACAGTGATTTTTCGACTTACCTGCATGGCACAAAGGCCGCCGCGCAATTCAGCGGCGACATTCACGCCCCCACCGTGCGCGTCTATAAGGACCAGCGCATCACCGGTGACAACGTCGCGTGGCGGCCGGATAAAGAGACCAAAAGCCCCTACCAGGCGGAATGGGACGTCCTGCTCACGGCCATCCGGGAGGACCGCCCGCACAACGAGGTGCAGCGGGCGGCCTACTCCAACCTCGCGGCCATCATGGGCCGCGCCGCAGTGCACATGGGGCGCATCATCACGTGGGAGGAAGCCCTCAACTCCACTTTTTCGTTCTATCCGGATGTGGATAAACTCACTGCCGACAGCCCGGCACCGGTGCGCGCCAACGCCCAGGGCTACTATCCCGTGCCCGTGCCTGGCCAGTGGAGTGAAATCTAA
- the rpmH gene encoding 50S ribosomal protein L34 encodes MKRTLQPSKIRRKRQHGFLARNSSKSGRKVLANRRRVGRKRLTPV; translated from the coding sequence ATGAAACGGACTCTTCAACCGTCGAAAATACGCCGGAAGCGGCAACATGGTTTTCTGGCCCGCAATTCTTCCAAGAGCGGGCGCAAAGTACTGGCCAACCGCCGGCGGGTGGGGCGCAAGCGTTTGACCCCCGTCTAA
- the rnpA gene encoding ribonuclease P protein component, with translation MIPAASQGLPRERRLRRPGEFARLREEGRRLVVGCLIMNWQPAPEGAGSRLGVVTSRALGEAVVRNRGRRLMREVWRRHQNDLRQPVHMVLVARPSLATKSFGQVEADFMQALRLARLLKDL, from the coding sequence ATGATTCCAGCCGCGTCCCAAGGGTTGCCGCGGGAACGGCGACTGCGCCGCCCGGGTGAGTTTGCCCGGTTGCGGGAGGAAGGCCGCCGCCTGGTGGTGGGCTGCCTCATTATGAACTGGCAGCCCGCTCCGGAGGGCGCCGGCAGCCGGCTGGGGGTGGTGACCTCGCGGGCGCTGGGCGAGGCCGTGGTGCGCAACCGCGGCCGGCGCCTGATGCGCGAGGTATGGCGGCGGCATCAAAACGATCTGCGCCAGCCGGTGCACATGGTGCTGGTGGCGCGGCCGTCGCTGGCCACCAAATCTTTTGGGCAGGTGGAGGCCGATTTTATGCAGGCCCTCCGCCTGGCCCGTTTGTTGAAAGACTTGTGA
- a CDS encoding tryptophan 7-halogenase — protein MKTETTYDALVVGAGPAGSTAAALLAEYGHRVLVLEREKFPRYHIGESLLPFTFYPLQRLGLIPAMRQSAFVKKYSVQFISTSGKAAQPFYFFTRYDADVAQTWQVLRSEFDLLLMNNARARGAEVREQTTVLDLLREGERVVGVRAAGPDGREYTVRARLTLDATGRDALAAGRFNWRVRDPYLKKFAVWTYYEGIPRPEGIDAGATTVAFLPQKGWFWYIPLHGDRISVGAVAEGPYLTRDGVREPEKMFQREIQNNAWIAEQLSKGRQVGPYYLTNEFSYRSRYCAVDGLVMLGDAFGFLDPVFSSGVMLALKSGMLAADAGHAALVAGDVSAGRFAEYSQMMRQGIENMRKLVYAFYQEGFSFRDLTDKYPEVQGDITDCLSGDVNKDLSRLFERVAEFAQVPEPLPYGEVLAPEMAAV, from the coding sequence ATGAAAACGGAAACCACTTACGATGCGTTGGTGGTGGGCGCCGGTCCCGCTGGCTCCACCGCGGCGGCGCTGCTGGCGGAATATGGGCATCGCGTGCTGGTGCTCGAACGCGAGAAATTTCCGCGCTACCACATTGGCGAGTCGCTGCTGCCGTTCACCTTTTACCCGCTGCAACGGCTGGGGCTGATTCCGGCGATGCGCCAGTCGGCCTTCGTCAAGAAATACAGCGTGCAGTTCATCAGCACCTCCGGCAAGGCCGCGCAGCCGTTTTACTTCTTCACCCGTTACGACGCGGACGTGGCGCAGACGTGGCAGGTGTTGCGCAGCGAGTTTGATTTGTTGCTCATGAACAACGCCCGCGCGCGGGGGGCGGAGGTGCGGGAGCAAACCACCGTGCTGGATCTGCTCCGCGAAGGGGAGCGCGTGGTGGGCGTGCGCGCCGCCGGACCGGACGGCCGGGAATACACCGTGCGCGCGCGGCTCACTCTGGATGCCACCGGGCGCGACGCCCTGGCGGCCGGGCGCTTCAACTGGCGCGTGCGCGATCCGTACCTGAAAAAGTTTGCGGTGTGGACGTATTATGAGGGCATCCCGCGCCCGGAGGGCATTGACGCCGGCGCCACCACGGTGGCGTTTCTGCCCCAGAAAGGATGGTTCTGGTACATCCCGCTGCACGGGGACCGCATCAGCGTGGGCGCGGTGGCCGAGGGGCCGTACCTCACCCGCGACGGCGTGCGCGAGCCGGAGAAGATGTTTCAGCGCGAAATCCAGAACAACGCCTGGATTGCCGAGCAGCTCAGCAAGGGCCGGCAGGTGGGGCCCTACTATCTGACCAATGAATTCTCCTATCGCTCGCGTTATTGCGCGGTGGACGGGCTGGTGATGCTGGGGGATGCCTTCGGTTTTCTGGATCCGGTGTTTTCCTCCGGGGTCATGCTTGCGCTCAAGAGCGGCATGCTCGCAGCCGACGCCGGGCACGCGGCGCTGGTGGCGGGGGATGTCTCGGCCGGGCGATTTGCGGAGTACAGCCAGATGATGCGGCAGGGCATTGAGAACATGCGCAAGCTGGTGTACGCATTCTATCAGGAGGGCTTCAGCTTCCGTGATCTGACCGACAAATACCCGGAGGTGCAGGGGGACATCACCGACTGCCTCTCCGGCGACGTGAACAAGGACTTGAGCCGTCTGTTTGAACGCGTGGCCGAGTTTGCCCAGGTGCCTGAACCGCTGCCGTATGGCGAAGTCCTGGCGCCCGAAATGGCGGCCGTCTGA
- a CDS encoding ThuA domain-containing protein: MKKSILLTALLAAGIALPAAAQGKKVLVVTTTTGFRHSSIPVAEKVIGQLAKESGAFTVEYVSQPPNEPRAPKRPGNDASDAEKEKYKQEQAAYEAARKAWNEEMRKVLTKLSPQNLKNYDAVIFANTTGDLPIPDRQGFLDWIAAGGGFVGMHSATDTFHGFRPFIEMIGGEFESHGAQVSVDANVEDRECSACRHFKTSQFTVYDEIYLFKSYDRTKVHNLLSLNNHPNNKTPGYYPISWNKTYGKGRVFYTSLGHREDVWDPEWKDRRNPPEVARDYQKHILGGIKWALGLESCEPKTQQK, translated from the coding sequence ATGAAAAAATCCATTCTTTTGACCGCGTTGTTGGCGGCGGGCATAGCTTTGCCTGCTGCCGCCCAGGGCAAAAAAGTCCTCGTCGTCACCACCACCACCGGCTTCCGCCACAGCTCCATTCCCGTGGCGGAAAAGGTCATCGGCCAACTGGCCAAGGAAAGCGGCGCCTTTACGGTGGAGTATGTGAGCCAGCCCCCCAACGAACCGCGGGCGCCCAAGCGGCCCGGCAATGACGCCTCCGACGCCGAAAAAGAGAAGTATAAACAGGAGCAGGCCGCCTACGAGGCCGCGCGGAAGGCCTGGAACGAAGAAATGCGGAAAGTGTTGACCAAGCTCAGCCCGCAGAATTTGAAAAACTACGACGCGGTGATCTTTGCCAATACCACGGGCGATCTGCCCATCCCGGACCGGCAGGGCTTCCTGGATTGGATCGCCGCCGGCGGCGGCTTTGTGGGCATGCACAGCGCCACCGACACCTTCCACGGTTTCCGGCCGTTCATCGAGATGATTGGCGGCGAGTTTGAATCCCACGGCGCCCAGGTGAGCGTGGACGCCAACGTCGAAGACCGCGAGTGCTCAGCCTGCCGGCATTTCAAAACGAGCCAGTTCACGGTGTATGACGAAATCTATTTGTTCAAGAGCTATGATCGCACCAAGGTGCACAACCTGCTCTCGCTGAATAATCATCCTAATAACAAAACCCCGGGGTACTATCCGATTTCCTGGAACAAGACCTATGGCAAGGGGCGGGTGTTCTACACCTCCCTGGGGCACCGCGAGGATGTCTGGGACCCGGAATGGAAAGACCGCCGGAATCCGCCGGAAGTGGCGCGGGACTACCAGAAGCACATTCTGGGCGGCATCAAGTGGGCCTTGGGACTGGAAAGCTGTGAACCCAAAACCCAACAGAAGTAA
- the mqnE gene encoding aminofutalosine synthase MqnE yields the protein MRDIAERVDAGRRLTEAEALRLFQSRDLHALSALATQVRERLNGLRASYIVNRYINYSNYCILSCQFCAFARKKRNGDGFELTVEEIVAKAREALGLGITELHIVGGLHPSLPYSYYLEMLRALKALDPRLHLKCFTAIEVLHLAMLAKKPMEKVLEDLKAAGLDSLTGGGAEIFRPAVREAIARGKEPAADYLHVHRTWHRMGGRSTCTMLYGHVETLEDRVDHLRQLRALQDETGGFCGFIPLPYQPENNAIPVAHPPSGFDTLRTMAVSRLYLDNIPHLTAYWVGLGLKLAQLALSYGADDLHGTIVEEHIFRMAGAKTPQLQTELAMVKAIREAGLVPVQRDTFYQPLKVWDGPTPRVVTPTAAAASILQNNLATA from the coding sequence TTGCGCGACATTGCAGAGCGGGTGGACGCCGGCCGGCGCCTGACGGAGGCGGAGGCCCTGCGGCTTTTTCAGTCGCGTGACTTGCATGCCTTGTCCGCTCTGGCCACGCAGGTGCGGGAGCGGTTGAACGGCCTGCGCGCCAGCTATATCGTCAACCGCTACATCAATTACTCGAATTACTGCATTCTCTCCTGCCAGTTTTGCGCCTTTGCCCGCAAGAAACGCAACGGCGACGGTTTCGAGCTGACGGTGGAGGAAATCGTGGCCAAGGCGCGGGAGGCGCTGGGCCTGGGCATCACCGAGCTGCATATCGTGGGGGGGCTGCATCCGAGCCTGCCCTACAGTTATTACCTGGAAATGTTGCGCGCGCTCAAGGCGCTGGACCCGCGGCTGCACCTCAAATGTTTTACCGCCATCGAGGTGTTGCATCTGGCCATGCTCGCCAAAAAACCGATGGAAAAAGTGCTCGAAGATTTGAAAGCCGCCGGCTTGGACTCCCTGACCGGCGGAGGCGCGGAGATTTTCCGGCCCGCCGTGCGCGAGGCCATCGCCCGGGGCAAGGAGCCGGCGGCGGATTACCTGCATGTGCATCGCACCTGGCACCGGATGGGGGGGCGGAGCACCTGCACCATGTTGTATGGGCACGTGGAAACGTTGGAGGACCGGGTGGATCACCTGCGGCAGTTGCGGGCGTTGCAGGACGAAACCGGCGGATTCTGCGGCTTCATCCCGCTGCCCTATCAGCCGGAAAACAACGCCATCCCGGTGGCGCATCCGCCGTCGGGATTTGATACTCTGCGGACCATGGCGGTGAGCCGGCTGTATCTGGACAACATCCCCCACCTGACCGCCTACTGGGTGGGGCTGGGGTTGAAACTGGCGCAACTGGCGTTGAGCTACGGCGCGGATGATCTGCACGGCACCATCGTAGAGGAGCACATTTTTCGCATGGCGGGCGCCAAGACGCCGCAGTTGCAAACCGAGCTGGCCATGGTCAAGGCAATCCGCGAGGCCGGGCTGGTGCCGGTGCAGCGCGACACGTTTTATCAGCCCCTCAAAGTGTGGGACGGCCCCACGCCGCGGGTGGTCACGCCCACGGCGGCGGCAGCCTCGATTCTGCAAAACAATCTGGCCACGGCCTGA